One candidate division WOR-1 bacterium RIFOXYB2_FULL_36_35 genomic window, AAGCCCCTTTTGCCGCGTCTGTTATTGCGACAATAAGATCGGATGGATTTTTAAATCTCTTTTCCATCAAGTCTTTCATAATTGCAAAAGCGATCGCAGGTTCAACTGTGCCACCTGATTTTGATATAACATTTACGCCGATTTTTCTATTATCCAAAAGTTTTAAAATTTTGGAGATGTATGAGGGATCCATATGGTTGCCCAAAAAGAAAATTCTAGGAATACCGTTTCGTTCCTCTTTTGAAAAGAGGTTAAATAATTCCAGGTTTCCGACAACGGCTTCAATTGTAGCTTTAGTTCCAAGGTACGAGCCACCAATGCCAATAGAAACATAATCGTCGATTTTGTTTCTCAATTCTTCTGCGGATTTTTTTATATCTGAAAGCTTATCGTTTGAAATAAAAGGGCTTTCTGTTTTCCAGCCGGTCATTACGACCTCTTTGTCTTTTAGGAGTGGATCTTTCCCTTCGAGCATTATGGTATGAAAAATTTGAACTTTTTTTGTCTCTTCATTAAACTCGGCAAGATCAATATTTCCGAATTTGCTGTGATCTAGTTTTATTTGTTTGTTTGACATGATGTTCTATTATACTTTACCCCGATTATTCATACCAGAAGGAATTTTAACCCCGATTTCCTAATCGGGGTGAATAATCGGGGTTAACTTCTAACCGAAATACTTTCTATTTAGACCTTTCATCTTTTCTATAGCACGTGATAAATTTGCCATAAATATTTTATGCATTAAGAGAGGTTTTAACATGACTTTTGTTTCAGCAGTTGTACAAGCTTTTTCTAATTCACTAAAGGATACTCCAAGCTCAAACATATCTAAAACATCTTCACCTGAAGCCTCCGTTGAAAATCCTTTAAAGCTTCTAAGCATGTTGATCTGGCTTGCAATAGTATCAGGAGCCATTTGTTTGTATCCTTTTTGCAATAATCCAAAGGTTCTTACAAATCTAGATGGGTTGCTAAACAGTCCTTTAAAGTCAGTTTCCATATATCTTTTTAAACTGTCAACATCTGTTTTTATCATATGTATGTTAATAGCAGCAATGGGAGTCAGGGGGAAGTTTTTAGCCTGAGATTCTTCAAGTAATTCTAAAAGAGTTCCCAATTGTAATCCTTCTCTCCTCATGGCAACAGCTCCTGAAAAACTAAGTTTAACACCTTGTGTTTTATAAGTATCTGACAAGGCGCCTTGCCAACTTATATCGGATAAGATTATCTGTATAGCTGGCGAAAATATAGAACGATCAAACCAGGCTAAGTTTTCTTTTTTTTCTGTCTCTTCAGTGGCATCTTCTTCTGTTGTTGTTCTTTTTTGCGCATCTTTCATTTCGACAAGTAGTGATTGTAAGGCTTTTTCTTTTCCTGAAAAATCAGGGAGACTTGCAAATTGATATACATAAGATATGGAATCCGGATAAATTAGAGATCTTAAAAATCGTTGCAAAAATAAGAATCTTTTTTCTGTATCATCAAAAAAAGTCAGATGGAATAATTCTTCTGAAGACAATGATAATAGCTGTGGCAATTCAGAAAACGCCTCTGAGCTTTCTAGGGGGAGTGCTAGTTTACGGTAAATTTCTTTATCATTAGTTTTTATATCATGGAATTTAACTTTATCTAGCATTTCTCTCATTTTGGCTTTAAATAAGTCTTCTAAAAGGCTTTTAAATTGATGGTCTTTTGATAGCTTTATTATTTCTTTAAAAGACGGGCGAAATTTTGCGGGTAATTTCCCAAACCTTTCAAGTTCTTTTAAAATAAAAGCTTTTCTTTTCTCTTTTACTTTAGTTAAAAAGTAATTTATAGAATGATAGGTTGTAAGATAAGGATTTCTTTTAAGATATAATTTTATTGATTCTTCAAAATAATAAACGGAGCCAGAAAATATCTTTTTGATAAATTCTTCGTCTAATTGTTCATCTTTATATTTTAGTAATACTTCTAATTTTTTTAGACAGTCAATCGGATGAGAGCCCCTTTTTAGTCTTCCTTTTTTATCAAGCATTTTTGGAGGATTATCTCCTTTAATCCATTGTTCAATATTTGCGATAAGTGACGCCGCTAATGGATAATGCTCTTTTGTTGCTGACAGCAGCTTGTTTACTTCTTCAAGATTAACTCCTTTATCAAAAAAAGTGATTGCAGATGATAAAGGGAAATTTCCCCACAATTCTTTTCCTTTAGCTTGGTATTCTCCAAGAGATAGGAGTGTTTGTTTGAAATTTGCAACTGTGGCAATCTTAAAAAATAAAGATACATTTTGACCGTTGGATTTGTTTGTCGAGCCTTCCAGAAAAGCCCATCTTTCTTCGTAATCCTCAAAAATTGATCCGATTGTAACGATGTATGAAGGGGCAATCTTCCCGCTAGCTTCTTTTATTGTTGATATAACCCAATCTATTCTTTTGTGCCGGCCGGCCATATGAACTATTTGAGCATCTGTTAAACCGCAAGAAAATCCTTCTCCATTACCTTTGATTCTTAAATCATATAACTGTTTGGCGGCTTTATGTATTGGATGATCTGGACTTGCCACATTTACATATTGTGGTGGTTTATAATTATGAGTCAATTTTGCCACTAACTGAGGAAAGGCCTCGTAAGTTGTTCTAGAGCTAATATAGTTCATATCTTTATATATATCGATTTTTATCAGATAAATTTCATTAATTAAGGACTTAACCCCGATTATTCACCCCGATTAGGAACTCGGGGTTTATTTGGAACGTTTGGAAAAACATACACTGCGATCTCTTGTTCAAACAATATAATTGAAGTATAATTTTGTTATGCCAAAAAAACAAATTAAAAACATAGCGGTTGTAACTCCTGGAGGAGACGCTCCTGGGATGAATCCTGCGATAAGAGCGGTTGTCCGTTGTGCGATTTCCAGCGGGCTTAATGTTCTTGGAGTAAAGAGGGGATGGCAGGGACTTATAGATGGAGATATTGTTGATTTACACTTGAAATCCGTAAGCGGAATTATAAGCAAAGGCGGAACAATTCTCTTAACACATCGTTGCCATGAATTTAAAGAGAAAACTGTTCGCCAAAAAGCTTATGAAAATTTAAAGGCTTTTAACATAGATGCTATGATTGTAATTGGAGGAGATGGCTCGTTAAAAGCGGCTTATCAAATTTATAAAGAGACAAAACTTCCAATCATCAATATTCCGGCTTCTATTGATAATGATATTTACGGGACGGATTATACAATCGGGTTTGATACTGCCGTAAATACAGCAGTTAATGCAATCGATAAAATAAGAGATACCGCAACTTCGCATGAGAGAATTTTCATAGTTGAAGTTATGGGACGAAATAGCGGATCAATTGCAATAGATGTTGGCATTACCTGTGGGGCGGAGGCGATTTTAATTCCTGAAATCCCTTTTAATATTGACGATGTCACAAAAAAATTAAAGCAGGGGGAGCAGAGGGGCAAATCAAGTTTTATAATTGTTTTGGCTGAAGGGGCGGGGCATGCCCATGATATCGCCGAGAAAATAAGCAAAAAGACAGACCTTGAGGTGAGGGTTAGTATTTTAGGCCATATGCAAAGGGGGGGAAATCCTACGGCGTTATCCCGAGAGGTGGCTTGTAAGCTTGGCGCCGCGGCAGTAAGCGCCTTAATTGACGGAAAAACTTCTATAATGGTTGGCATGTTGTCTGATAAAGTTGTAGAAACTCCTACAAAAATTGCCGTCAAACGTAAAAAAGATATCGATAGGGATGGCTATAAGTTGGCTGAAATACTGTCGGCTTAGTTGTTGTCAATTAGTCAACTTATAAGAAATAGATTTACATATCTGGCCTACTCTTTGTATTGAAAGTGCGCTTTTATCTAAGATTTCATGAAGTGTCTTTTTTACATGTTCGTCTTTTATATGTTGATCTATCAACTCATCAAGAATGTATCTGTAATTTTTCAATTTAATCCCGTGCCTAGTAAACTCAAAAAGCATGGAAAATAAATCAGGCATTTGGTCTTTAAGACTATTAAGAAATGTTATTTCATCGTCATTGAGGCCTTTTTGTGCATAGCGCGTTATCCCGCATCGTAGGATCTCTTGACTTCCTGCCATAATTCCTACTTCTTCCGCGGAAAGATCCTCTTTTGTCGGGCAGGATAATATAAAGTCAAAAAGATGCCTTTCTGCGGGTGTCAGTTGATGGTAAATTTGCATGCTACTCTCTTTTGCTATTAAAACACTTTCTGACGTAGAAACTGTGTAATCACCAGAAATTGCTCTGGGATTTCTCATCTCTTCCATGCTTACTGTTTGGGGTTGTCTTTTACCTTTTGGATTTCCATAACCGTCTAAATAAGTATAACAGGTAATAAAGTGATGAGTTAGAACTACCTTGAGGTAACCATCAAATCCATTTCTTCCTTGGTTTTCTAGAGAATAACTTTTAGCGG contains:
- a CDS encoding 6-phosphofructokinase, whose translation is MKNIAVVTPGGDAPGMNPAIRAVVRCAISSGLNVLGVKRGWQGLIDGDIVDLHLKSVSGIISKGGTILLTHRCHEFKEKTVRQKAYENLKAFNIDAMIVIGGDGSLKAAYQIYKETKLPIINIPASIDNDIYGTDYTIGFDTAVNTAVNAIDKIRDTATSHERIFIVEVMGRNSGSIAIDVGITCGAEAILIPEIPFNIDDVTKKLKQGEQRGKSSFIIVLAEGAGHAHDIAEKISKKTDLEVRVSILGHMQRGGNPTALSREVACKLGAAAVSALIDGKTSIMVGMLSDKVVETPTKIAVKRKKDIDRDGYKLAEILSA